A genome region from Triticum aestivum cultivar Chinese Spring chromosome 2B, IWGSC CS RefSeq v2.1, whole genome shotgun sequence includes the following:
- the LOC123042564 gene encoding mediator of RNA polymerase II transcription subunit 15a: protein MSDALVYVTTHKLAFKPVYAAFLDFIAQTGHADGADDWQEDTCEMIKRLKDQYFAELSDLYSHVSGNLNVVDNIIPRQEPLEQYDWMRNFKIMLEHILQVLQMSKNSIQLEPALRNEVCQYEKRIIKMRMLKVYVPQQQLLTQQPHQVQKLQQWSLTPSHQVQKVQKLQPHLIHTAQMQPNNPQQHHLMMQQQQQRPLTQSTQMQANIQHQRSMMSSTQMARILACREAQVQQLFQWQPSQM from the exons ATGTCAGATGCACTAGTATATGTGACAACTCACAAGCTTGCTTTTAAACCAGTGTATGCAGCGTTTCTGGACTTCATTGCCCAAACTGGCCATGCAGATGGTGCAGATGATTGGCAAGAGGATACCTGTGAAATG ATTAAGCGCTTGAAGGACCAATACTTTGCAGAACTCAGTGATCTGTACAGTCATGTCTCTGGGAATTTGAACGTTGTTGACAATATCATACCCCGTCAAGAGCCATTAGAGCAGTATGATTGGATGAGGAACTTCAAAATTATGCTTGAGCACATACTGCAAGTCCTGCAAATGAGCAAGAATAGCATTCAACTTGAACCTGCTTTGAGGAACGAAGTTTGTCAATACGAGAAGCGAATTATTAAAATGCGGATGCTTAAAGTGTACGTGCCTCAACAACAGCTTCTCACACAACAGCCACATCAAGTACAAAAACTACAGCAATGGTCTCTAACACCGTCACATCAAGTACAGAAAGTACAGAAACTACAGCCACATTTGATACATACAGCACAGATGCAACCAAACAATCCACAGCAACATCACCTGATgatgcaacagcaacaacaacggcCTCTGACACAGTCAACACAGATGCAAGCAAACATTCAGCATCAACGGTCTATGATGTCTTCGACACAGATGGCACGGATTTTAGCATGTAGGGAAGCCCAGGTGCAACAACTATTTCAGTGGCAACCGTCTCAGATGTGA